The genome window GGAACGCAGTCAACGGAGGAGATCGGGGCGGACGGAGGGCGCGGGTCCTCCGTTGCACACGCGTGGGCAACCCCCGTGCGGGCGCGGAGGTAGCGGAGGAGATCCGGGGGCGCGAGCGGCCGGAACGCAGTCAACGGAGGAGATCCGGGCGGACGGAGGGCGCGGGTCCTCCGTTGCGCACGCGTGGGCAACCCCGGGCGGGCGCGGAGGTAGCGGAGGAGATCCGGGGGCGGGAGTGCCTGGAACGCAGTCAGCGGAGGAGATCGGGGCGGAGGGAGGGCGCGGGTCCTCCGTTGTTCGCGGGGCGGGCGGGTCAGGCGAGGCGGAGGTCGGCGAGGAGGATGCGGTCGTCGCCGTGGGTCCACCAGGCGTGGCGGGCGAGGTGGAGGCCGGCGGGGGCGACCGCCGCGGCGAGGAGTTCGGGGGTGCGGAAGCGCTCGTGGTGCGTCGGGTAGGGCGGGGGCTCGGCCCCGTGGTGGCCGGCCCCGTGGCGGCCGGCTCCGGGGTGGCCGGCGCCGTGGCCGGCCGCGCGGGCGGCGCCCGGGGCGACGGCCCCGTCCGGGCGGCCGCCGTGCTGGGACGGGTCGATCTCGCCGAAGGTGGCGGTGACCACGCGGCCTCCGGGCCGGAGCACACGCGCCCACTCCGCGATCGCGGCGTCGGCGTCCGGGAACAGGTGCACCCCCGTCGCGCAGGTGACCAGGTCGAACGCGTCGTCGCCGAACGGGAGGACCGTGGCGTCGGCCTCGACCAACTCGGCCTCCGGGAGCGCGGCGCGGGCGACCGCCAGCATCCCGCCGGACAGGTCGATGCCGGTCAGCTGCAGCGCACGGTCGCGTGACGCCAGCGCGCGCAGGACCAGCCCGGTCCCGGTGGCGACGTCGAGGACGTCGTGCACGCCGTCGAGGTCGGCGAAGGCCGCGACCGCAGCGGCCAGCTCCCGGTGCATCGCGCTCTCGTCGTACTCGGCCGTCGAAGCGGGCGCGCACGGCGGCGAGCAGATCGTCGGTCATGGCGGGAGCCTACGCCCCTCTACACTTGCTCCATGACAGCCCCTGCCCTCCTCGCCTTCGCGGGCCTGTGCGCGATCCTGGCGGTGACGCCCGGCCCCGACACCTTCCTCGTGCTCCGCTACAGCCTGGCCCGTCCGGGCGCCGGCCTCTCGGCGTCGGCGGGGTCCGCCGTGGGCTCGATGCTCTGGGCGCTGGCCGTCGCGCTGGGGCTGGCCGCACTGCTGGAGCAGTCCGCCGAGATCTACCGGGTCGTCAAGATCGCGGGCGGCCTCTACCTCCTCTACCTCGGCGTCGCCGCGCTCATCGCGAGCCGGCGGAAGGCCGCGCACGGGCCGGAGGGGCAGGTGCGCACCACGACGCTCCGCTCCGGCTTCCTCGCGGGGATGCTGTCCACGCTGATGAACCCGAAGGTCGGCCTCTTCTTCGTCGCGATCGCGCCGCAGTTCGTCCCGCGGGACGGCCACGCCATCGGCAACACCCTCCTGCTCGGCGGGATCGACGCCGCGGTGGGGTCCGCCTATCTCTGCGTTGTCGCGCTGCTCGCCTCGCGCGCCGTGGCCTGGCTCAAGAAGCCGTCCGTGACGAGGGCGCTGGAGCGGATCTCCGCGGCGATCCTGGCCGCCCTCGGCATCGGGACCATCGCCCTCAGCGCCGCGGAGTGACGCCGAGCCCCGGTCCACAGGGCTGACAAGCATCCACTGGTGTACGGTTGTTCTGACATTTACACCAAGCTGTGGAGGGCACGGATGCAAGCCGAGTACCCGCTTCCCGTGGACCTGTTCGACAGCCTCGACAAGTCGAGCCCGGTGCCGCTCTACTACCAGCTCGCCACCGCGCTGGAGGCGGCCATCCGCTCCGAGACGGTGCCGCCGGGATCGCGCCTCGAGAACGAGATCTCGCTCGGCAACCGGCTCGGGCTGTCGCGTCCGACCATCCGCCGCGCGCTGCAGGAGCTCGTCGACAAGGGCCTCCTGGTCCGTCGCCGCGGCATCGGCACCCAGGTCGTCCACGGCCGGGTGACCCGCAACGTCGAGCTGACCAGCCTCTACGAGGACCTCGGCCAGTCCGGGCAGACGCCGACGACCCGCGTCATCTCCTACGAGATCGGGATCGCGGACGAGACCGCGGCGCGCGAGCTCGGCGTACCGATCGGGAACCCGGTGCTGGAGCTCACCCGGCTGAGGTCGGCGGACGGCGTCCCGCTGGCGATCCTCGAGAACACGCTGCCGGAGGACTTCATCGGCATCACCCGGGAAGAGCTCGAGTCGCGCGGCCTGTACCAGCTGCTGAAGGCGCGCGGGGTCGCCATCCGGGTCGCCAACCAGCGGATCGGCGCCCGCGCCGCGAACGCGAACGAGGCCGACCTCCTGGAGATCCGGCGCGGTTCGCCGCTGCTCACCATGTCCCGCACCGCCTTCGACAACTCCGGCCGGGCGGTGGAGTTCGGGCGGCACGTGTACCGGCCCGACCTCTACTCGTTCGAGCTCACGCTCGTCGACCGCTGACCTCCGCGACGGGCCGACATCAGGCGTAGAACGCGGGACGCGCGGCCGACTCGACCGGGACGGGGCCGGACTCGTCGAGCGCCCGCACGCCGGCCTCGCAGGCGAGCGCGACGAGGTAGCCGTCCCACGCGTTCGGGCCGGCGACCAGCGAGCCGTCGCGGACCGCGTCCACCCAGGCCTGGACCTGCGCGTCGTAGGCGCGGGCGAACCGGGTCTTGAACGTCGTGTGCTCCGCGATCGAGAACGCGGCGTCCGACCAGCGCTGCAGTCCCGCGGGCTGGCCGATGCGGGCGATGCCGGTCTGGAGAACCGCCTCCGTGCCGACCTGGTAGCCGAACCGCACGCTGACGTTCATCTCCACGTCCACGAGCACGCCGTTCTCCAGCTCGATGAGCACCAGGATCGGCTCGCGGAGCCGCTCGGGCGCGAGGCCGTTGCGGCGCGGATACTTGACTTCGACGCTGCGGATGGGCGAGCCGGCGAGCCACGGCATGACGTCGAACTCGTGCACGACCGAGTCGGTGATGAGCATCGACTGCGTGTAGCTGTCCGGGACCGACGGGTTGCGATGCACGCCGCGCAGCATCAGCAGCTCCCCCGCGTCGCCGCCGGCGATGAGCTCGCGCAGCGCACGGTACTCGTCGTCGAACCGGCGCATGAAGCCGAGCTGGATGTGCGGCCGGTCGAGCTGCTGCTCCCGCTCCAGGATGCGCAGCGACGACGCACTGTCGGGGGTGAGCGGCTTCTCGCACAGGATGGGCAGCCGGGCCTCCAGCGCCGGCAGGAGCACCGGCTCGTGGAACGGGCCGGGGGTCGCGATGATCACCGCGTCGAGCGCCGCCGCGTCGATCGCGTCCTCGATGCTCGCGAACGGCTGCGCGCCCGGCGCGGCCGCCGCGGCGGCTGCCGCCCGGCCGGCGTCGGGCTCGACGATGGCCGACACGGTCGCGCCGCTGATCGTGCGGGTGATGCGCTGGATGTGGTCGGCGCCCATCTGCCCGGCGCCGACGACGCCGACGCGGAGGTCCTGGTTGGTGCTGGTCATGCGGTCTGGCTCGTTTCTCTGCGTGGTGGAGGTGTCGGCGTCGGAGGGTCGGCGCGCGGGTCAGGCGGGGTGCGGGTCAGCGCCCGCGGGTCAGCGCGTGCGGGTCAGCGCGTGCGGGTCAGCGGCGAGCACCCGAAGATGTGCTCCCGGGTGCGGGTGGCGATCCCCAGGGGGACGTCGATGTCGATGCCGGGCATGTCCTGCTCGACGATCGCGAACGTCTCCGGGTCGATGGCGGCGACCGCCTCGATGATCGGTGCGAAGTCGGGGATCCCGGCCGGAGGCTCCACCATGACGTCGATGGCCGCGTCGGCGAAGGGGACATCGTTCTTCAGCACCTCGAAGCGCAGTTCGGGGTCGATCTGCTTGAGGTGCAGATACCCGATGCGCTCCGGGTGGTCGTGGATCATCTTCACACTGTCGCCGCCGTAGTAGGCGAGGTGGCCGGTGTCGAGGCACAGGTTCAGGTAGCGCGGATCCGTCTCGGCCAGCAGGCGCTCGACCTCCCGGTGGGTGCCGACGTGCGAGTCGGCGTGCGAGTGGAACTGCTGGCGGAGGCCGTATTCCTCGAGGAGCATACGACCGAGGCGGTCGTGCCCGGCCGCCAGCGCGGCCCACTGCTCATCGGTCAGCGTGCGCGGCTCCAGCGCCTCCCCGGTGGCGTCCGATCGCCACAGGTCGGGGATGACGACGATGTGCTCGCCGCCGACCGCCCGGGTCAGCGCGGCGACCTTCTCGACCTGCTCGGCCGCGCGGTCCCACTGCTCGGCCCCCTTGTGGAAGCCGGTGAACACGGTGCCGCCGCTGATCCGCAGGTCGCGCTTCGCGAGTTCGTCGAGCAGCTGCGCCGGGTCGGTCGGCAGGTAGCCATAGGGACCGAGCTCGATCCAGTGGTAGCCGGCGGCCTGCACCTCGTCGAGGAAGCGGTCCCATGGGATCTGCCGCGGATCGTCCGGGAACCAGACTCCCCAGGAGTCGGGAGCCGTGCCGATGCGGAGTCCGGAGGTGTGGGCTCCGGCCGGGCGATGCGAGGTGGCGGTGGCGGTCATCGAGTCCCCTTCGATGGTCGGTTCGGTATGGTGCGGTTCTGTTCGGTCTGCTCAGCCGAGGAGCTGCCGCTGCCGCTGCCGCTGCTCGAGGTAGGCGCTGCGGGCGGTCCGCGTGCTCTCCATGTCGGAGACCTCCGCGACCGGAACCTCCCACCAGCCCTCGCCGTCCGGTGCGTACACGAACGGGTCGGAGTCGATGTGGATGAGCGTGGAGGTGCTGCTCGCCTTCGCCGTGCGCACGGCGTCCTCGAGCCGCGCTGCCGCGTCCGGGCCCGGCGCGACCTCGATCACGTCGATGCCGAAGCTGCGGGCGTTGGCGGCGAGATCGACGGGCAGGAAGTCGCCGCGCTCGAAGTTCAGCTCGGCCGCGTCCCGGTACCGGTAGCGGGTGCCATAGCGCTGCGACCCGACCGTCTCGGAGAGGTGGCCGATGGAGGCGTACCCGTGGTTCTGGATGAGCACCACGACGATCTTGATGTCCTCCGCGACCGCGGTCGCGAGCTCGGTGTGCAGCATCAGGTACGAGCCGTCGCCGACCAGGACGATGACGTCACGGTCGTCGCCGAGGGCCTCCAGGCCGCGCTTGACGCCCAGACCGCCGGCGATTTCGTAGCCCATGCAGGAGAACGCGTACTCGACGTGGTAGCCGAGCGGGTCGCGCACGCGCCACAGCTTGTGGAGGTCGCCGGGGAGCGAGCCGGCCGCCTGGACGACGACGTCGCGCGGGTCGGAGGCGCGCTGGACGGCACCGATGAGGGCCGGCTGCCCGAGGAGGGCCGCCTGGCCGGGGGCCTCCGTCTCTGCCGGAGCGAGCGCCCGGTCGGCGGTCGCGTCCCACTCCGCCTTCTCCTCGGCGATCCAGGTCGCGTACCCGGCGGTCACGCGGTGCCCCGCCAGGGCCTCCGCCAGCGCGGTGAGCGCCTCCCGCGCGTCCGCGATCAGCGGGAGCTGCGAACCGTGCTTGTAGGCGTCGAACGGGGCGATGTTGAGGTTCACGAACCGCACGTCCGGGTTCTGGAAGACGGTGCGGCTGGCGGTGGTGAAGTCGCTGTACCGGGTGCCCACGCCGAGGACGACGTCGGCCTGTCCCGTGATCCGGTTCGCGGCGGTGGTGCCGGTCGCGCCGACGCCGCCCAGGTACTGCGGGTGGTCCCACTTGAGCGAGCCGCCACCCGCCTGTGTCGTGCCGACGGGGATGCCGGTGGCCTGCACGAACGCCCGCAGGACATCCTCCGCACCCGAGTACAGGACGCCGCCGCCGGCGACGATCACCGGGCGCTGCGCGCTGCGGATCGCCTCGACCGCAGCGGCCAGCGCCCAGCCCTCTGCGGGGGGACGGCGGACATGCCACTCGCGCGGGGCCAGGAACTCCTCCGGCACGTCCAGCGCCTCGGCCTGGACGTCCTCCGGGAGCGCGATGGTCACCGCGCCGGTCTCGGCCGGGTCGGTCAGCACGCGCATCGCGGCCAGCGCGATCGAGAACAGCTGCTCCGGCCGCTGCACACGGTCGAAGAAGCGCGACACCGGGCGGAACGCGTCGGTCACCTGGAGGCCGAGGTCGTGCGGGTGCTCCAGCTGCTGGAGGACCGGGTCCGCGACCCGGGTCGCGAAGGTGTCGGACGGTAGCAGCAGCGCCGGGAGCCGGTTGGCCGTGGCGAGGGCGGCGCCGGTGATCAGATTGGCGGCGCCCGGTCCGACCGACGCGGTCGAGGCGAGCGTGGCCCTGCGACGGTGGATGCGCGCGAAGCCGACCGCCTGGTGGACCATCGCCTGCTCGTTGCGCGCCTGGTAGTAGGGCATCAGGGTCGGCTCTTGCGCGTTCGCCTGCGCGAGCGCCTGGCCCAGGCCGGCGACGTTGCCGTGCCCGAAGATCCCGAGCATCCCCGGGATGGTGCGTTCGCGCGCGTCGCCGTCGACGGTCCACTGGTTGGCGAGGAACTCGACGAGCGCCTGGGCCACCGTCATCCTGCGGGTCGTCATCGGGCGGCTCCTTCGGCGCTGGGGGTGGTCTCGGTGGCGGTGGTTATCGCGGCGGTGTTCGTCGCGGCGGTGTTCGTCTCGGCCCTGGTCGCATAGGGCAGGCGCGGGTCCGTCTCCACGCCCTCCCAGGTGGACCGCAGCCAGGCCTGGCGCGGGTCGTCGCTGATCAGCCAGGCGCGCTCCTCGCCGGGGCCGGCCATGACGTTGAGGTAGTAGAGGTCGTACTCGGGCGCAGCGACCGCAGGGCCGTGGTAGCCGAACGGCACCAGGGCGATGTCGCCCGTGCGCACGAGCGCGCTGGTCTCGATGTCTCCGGCCGCCGAGCGGTAGGTGGCGAAGGTGCCGAAGGCGTCCGCTGTCGGCGGCGCGCTCGCGCCGCGGACCGGTGCGGCCTCGAAGTAGTAGATCTCCTCGAGCCGGGACTCGTGGCCGGGGAGGTCCTCGTCGTGCTTGTGCGCGGGATGCGACGACCAGTTGCCGGCCGGCGTGATGACCTCGCAGACGATCAGGGCTGCGGCATCCAGCGCACCGGGGGTGCCGAAGTTGTGCACCTGCCGGGTGTCGCGACCGGCTCCACGCAATTCGACCGGCACCTCGCTCTGCGCGATGTACGCCGACGGCTTGCGGACGCTGGTCGGCGCCTCCGCGACCGCTACCCGGCCGAACCCGCTGATCGACAGGCCGCTGCCGGCTCCCACGTAGAGCACATCGGTCGGCCCGTCGAAGACGCTGGAGCGACCGGCGAGATGGGTCGTCTCCCCCTCGTGCGCGACCGAGAACGAGCCGGCGAGCGGCACGACGATGCGCTCGACATCGCCCGCCTCCAGTTCGACCGCGTTGCCGGCGAGCTCCGCGACCCGCAGGCCGGTGTGCTGCCACCCGTCGAGGGAGTCGTCCACGACGGACTCCCACCAGCGGTCACTCAGCGCGCCGCGCGGGAAGAACCATTCGTTGTGCTGTGCCATGCGGGGCCTCAGCTGTTCTGCGGGAAGCCGAGGTCGATGCCGCGATTGTCCGACTGATGGCGCGTTGCCGGATCGAGCCAGCGGCTGGTGATCGCCTTCTCCCGGGTGAAGAAGTCGAAGCCGTGCACGCCGTACGCCTTGGCGTCGCCGAACAGGGACGCCTTCCAGCCACCGAACGAGTGGTACGCGACGGGGACGGGGATGGGCACGTTGATGCCGATCATGCCGACCTGCACCTCGGTCTGGAAGCGCCGGGCAGCGCCGCCGTCGTTGGTGAAGATCGCGGTGCCGTTGCCGAACCGGCCGGAGTTGATGAGGTCCAGGCCCTCCTGGAAGGTCTGCACGCGCACCACGGACAGCACCGGGCCGAAGATCTCCTCGCGGTAGGCGGCGGAGGTGATCGGGATGTTGTCGATGAGGGTCGGCCCGAAGAAGAAGCCGTCCTCGTGGCCCTCGACCGTGAACCCGCGGCCGTCGACCACGATGTCCGCGCCGTCGGCCTCGGCGATGTCGACGTAGCCGGACACCTTGGCGCGGTGCTCGCCGGTGATCAGCGGGCCCATGTCGGGCTCGCCCTGCGCGTCGCCCGCGCCGTCGCCGATGCGGAGCCTCCCGATGCGCTCGGTGATCTTGGCGATCAGGTCGTCGGCTACGGGCTCCACCGCGAGCACGACCGAGACGGCCATGCAGCGCTCGCCCGCGGCGCCGTAGCCGGCGTTGACCGCCTGATCGGCGACGAGGTCGAGGTCGGCGTCGGGCAGCACGAGCATGTGGTTCTTGGCGCCGCCGAGCGCCTGCACGCGCTTGCCGTTCTTCGACGCGGTCTCGTAGATGTACTGGGCGATCGGCGTGGAGCCGACGAAGGAGATCGACTGGACGACCGGGCTGTTCAGCAGGCCGTCGACGGCGAGCTTGTCGCCCTGCAACACGGTGAAGACGCCGTCGGGCAGGCCGGCCTCCTTCCAGAGCGCGGCCAGCCAGAGCGCGGCGGACGGGTCCTTCTCGGACGGCTTGAGGACCACGGCGTTGCCCGCCGCGATGGCGATGGGGAAGAACCACATCGGCACCATCGCCGGGAAGTTGAACGGCGAGATGATTCCGACGACACCGAGCGGCTGCTTGAGCGAGTACACGTCGATGCCGGTCGAGGCGTTCTCCGAGTAGGCGCCTGTGATGAGGTGCGGGAACCCGGTGGCCAGCTCCACGACCTCCTGCCCGCGCAGGATCTCGCCCATCGCGTCGGAGAGCACCTTGCCGTGCTCCTCCGTGATGATCGCGGCCAGCTCGCCCTTGCGGGCGTTCAGCAGCTCGCGGAACGCGAACAGCACCGACTGCCGTCTGGCGATCGAGTACTGCCCCCACTCCTCGAAGCCGCGCTGGGCGGAGGCGATGGCCGCGTCGATCTCGGCCTGGTCCGCGAGCGCGACCCGCTTGGTGGCGACGCCGAGCGCGGGGTTGAAGACGGGAGCGGTGCGACCGCTCGTGGACGGGTGCTCGGCCCCGTCGATCCAGTGCGGGATCGTCGGCAGCTCGCCCGCGGCGACGGGGGCGGCAGTGGTGTCGGTGCTGGTCATGATCGTGTTCCTTCGCGGTACTGCGTGCGGTGAGCGGGCCGGATCAGCGGCCGTGGACGAGGGCGGCGGCGATGTCGACGGCGCGGCCGACGTCCCCGTCCTTCGGGTAGAGGAGCGTACGCCCGACGACGAGACCGTGCACGCCCGGGAGCGCCAGCGCGGCCTCCCACGACGCGAAGGTCTCCTCCGGCGCGGCGTCGGTGTCGCCGCCGAGCAGGAGGGTGGGCAGCGTGGTCGCCGCCATCACCCGCTCCATCTCGGGGACGACAGGGAGCTTGAGCCAGGTGTAGGCGGACGAGGCGCCCAGCCCCGACGCGATGGCGACGGACTGGATGACGGCAGCGGTCGTCAGGTCGTTGACGATGCGGCCGTCGTCCCAGCGGCTCATGAACGGCTCGAGCAGGATCGGGAGGCGCGCCCTCGCCGCCGCCGTGACCGCGTTCGCCGTGGCCTCCAGCGTGCGCGCCGTGCCCGCGTCCTCCAGGTTGACGCGGACGAGCAGCTTGGCCGCGTCGACGCCGTCGTGCACCATCGCGTCGACGTCGTAGGCGGTGTAGCGGTCGTCCATCTCGAAGACGGCGCCGCGGAGGCCGCCGCGGTTCATCGAGCCCACGGCGATCTTGTCGTCGAGGGCTCCGAGCAGAGCCAGGTCCTCGATGATGTCGGGGGTGCCGAGCACGCCGTCCACCCCCGGGCGGGACAGCGCGAGCGCGAGCCGCTGCAGCAGGTCGTAGCGGTCGGCCATCGCGATCGGGTCGTCGCCGACGCCGAGCGCGCCGCGGGCCGGGTGGTCGGCCGCGACGATGAAGAGCCGGCCGTCGTCGCGCACCAGTGGGCGGCGGCTGCGGGCGGCGAGCACGGTCGCGACGTCGTCGGGGCTGGCGTGGCGGCGGGCGCGGAGCCGCTCGAAGGCGGCCGGGTCGATGATCGGAGCGCTGCCGGCGATCAGGTCAGCTGTGGACATTCTGGAGCTCCTTCAGCACGGATTCGACCTCGGCGGTCGTCGGCATGGCGGTGGAGCACTCGCGGCGCGTGGCCACGATCGCTCCGGCGATGTTGGCGAAGCGGATGACCCGCTCCAGCGACCAGTCCTGCAGCAGCCCGTAGCAGAGCGCGCCGCCGAAGCCGTCGCCGGCGCCGAGGCCGTTGACGACCTCCACGAGGTACGGGG of Leifsonia shinshuensis contains these proteins:
- a CDS encoding sugar phosphate isomerase/epimerase family protein — protein: MTATATSHRPAGAHTSGLRIGTAPDSWGVWFPDDPRQIPWDRFLDEVQAAGYHWIELGPYGYLPTDPAQLLDELAKRDLRISGGTVFTGFHKGAEQWDRAAEQVEKVAALTRAVGGEHIVVIPDLWRSDATGEALEPRTLTDEQWAALAAGHDRLGRMLLEEYGLRQQFHSHADSHVGTHREVERLLAETDPRYLNLCLDTGHLAYYGGDSVKMIHDHPERIGYLHLKQIDPELRFEVLKNDVPFADAAIDVMVEPPAGIPDFAPIIEAVAAIDPETFAIVEQDMPGIDIDVPLGIATRTREHIFGCSPLTRTR
- the iolD gene encoding 3D-(3,5/4)-trihydroxycyclohexane-1,2-dione acylhydrolase (decyclizing) → MTTRRMTVAQALVEFLANQWTVDGDARERTIPGMLGIFGHGNVAGLGQALAQANAQEPTLMPYYQARNEQAMVHQAVGFARIHRRRATLASTASVGPGAANLITGAALATANRLPALLLPSDTFATRVADPVLQQLEHPHDLGLQVTDAFRPVSRFFDRVQRPEQLFSIALAAMRVLTDPAETGAVTIALPEDVQAEALDVPEEFLAPREWHVRRPPAEGWALAAAVEAIRSAQRPVIVAGGGVLYSGAEDVLRAFVQATGIPVGTTQAGGGSLKWDHPQYLGGVGATGTTAANRITGQADVVLGVGTRYSDFTTASRTVFQNPDVRFVNLNIAPFDAYKHGSQLPLIADAREALTALAEALAGHRVTAGYATWIAEEKAEWDATADRALAPAETEAPGQAALLGQPALIGAVQRASDPRDVVVQAAGSLPGDLHKLWRVRDPLGYHVEYAFSCMGYEIAGGLGVKRGLEALGDDRDVIVLVGDGSYLMLHTELATAVAEDIKIVVVLIQNHGYASIGHLSETVGSQRYGTRYRYRDAAELNFERGDFLPVDLAANARSFGIDVIEVAPGPDAAARLEDAVRTAKASSTSTLIHIDSDPFVYAPDGEGWWEVPVAEVSDMESTRTARSAYLEQRQRQRQLLG
- a CDS encoding class I SAM-dependent methyltransferase, whose product is MHRELAAAVAAFADLDGVHDVLDVATGTGLVLRALASRDRALQLTGIDLSGGMLAVARAALPEAELVEADATVLPFGDDAFDLVTCATGVHLFPDADAAIAEWARVLRPGGRVVTATFGEIDPSQHGGRPDGAVAPGAARAAGHGAGHPGAGRHGAGHHGAEPPPYPTHHERFRTPELLAAAVAPAGLHLARHAWWTHGDDRILLADLRLA
- a CDS encoding Gfo/Idh/MocA family protein, translated to MTSTNQDLRVGVVGAGQMGADHIQRITRTISGATVSAIVEPDAGRAAAAAAAAPGAQPFASIEDAIDAAALDAVIIATPGPFHEPVLLPALEARLPILCEKPLTPDSASSLRILEREQQLDRPHIQLGFMRRFDDEYRALRELIAGGDAGELLMLRGVHRNPSVPDSYTQSMLITDSVVHEFDVMPWLAGSPIRSVEVKYPRRNGLAPERLREPILVLIELENGVLVDVEMNVSVRFGYQVGTEAVLQTGIARIGQPAGLQRWSDAAFSIAEHTTFKTRFARAYDAQVQAWVDAVRDGSLVAGPNAWDGYLVALACEAGVRALDESGPVPVESAARPAFYA
- a CDS encoding class I fructose-bisphosphate aldolase, whose protein sequence is MSTADLIAGSAPIIDPAAFERLRARRHASPDDVATVLAARSRRPLVRDDGRLFIVAADHPARGALGVGDDPIAMADRYDLLQRLALALSRPGVDGVLGTPDIIEDLALLGALDDKIAVGSMNRGGLRGAVFEMDDRYTAYDVDAMVHDGVDAAKLLVRVNLEDAGTARTLEATANAVTAAARARLPILLEPFMSRWDDGRIVNDLTTAAVIQSVAIASGLGASSAYTWLKLPVVPEMERVMAATTLPTLLLGGDTDAAPEETFASWEAALALPGVHGLVVGRTLLYPKDGDVGRAVDIAAALVHGR
- a CDS encoding GntR family transcriptional regulator produces the protein MQAEYPLPVDLFDSLDKSSPVPLYYQLATALEAAIRSETVPPGSRLENEISLGNRLGLSRPTIRRALQELVDKGLLVRRRGIGTQVVHGRVTRNVELTSLYEDLGQSGQTPTTRVISYEIGIADETAARELGVPIGNPVLELTRLRSADGVPLAILENTLPEDFIGITREELESRGLYQLLKARGVAIRVANQRIGARAANANEADLLEIRRGSPLLTMSRTAFDNSGRAVEFGRHVYRPDLYSFELTLVDR
- a CDS encoding LysE family translocator; this encodes MTAPALLAFAGLCAILAVTPGPDTFLVLRYSLARPGAGLSASAGSAVGSMLWALAVALGLAALLEQSAEIYRVVKIAGGLYLLYLGVAALIASRRKAAHGPEGQVRTTTLRSGFLAGMLSTLMNPKVGLFFVAIAPQFVPRDGHAIGNTLLLGGIDAAVGSAYLCVVALLASRAVAWLKKPSVTRALERISAAILAALGIGTIALSAAE
- the iolB gene encoding 5-deoxy-glucuronate isomerase, which gives rise to MAQHNEWFFPRGALSDRWWESVVDDSLDGWQHTGLRVAELAGNAVELEAGDVERIVVPLAGSFSVAHEGETTHLAGRSSVFDGPTDVLYVGAGSGLSISGFGRVAVAEAPTSVRKPSAYIAQSEVPVELRGAGRDTRQVHNFGTPGALDAAALIVCEVITPAGNWSSHPAHKHDEDLPGHESRLEEIYYFEAAPVRGASAPPTADAFGTFATYRSAAGDIETSALVRTGDIALVPFGYHGPAVAAPEYDLYYLNVMAGPGEERAWLISDDPRQAWLRSTWEGVETDPRLPYATRAETNTAATNTAAITTATETTPSAEGAAR
- a CDS encoding CoA-acylating methylmalonate-semialdehyde dehydrogenase codes for the protein MTSTDTTAAPVAAGELPTIPHWIDGAEHPSTSGRTAPVFNPALGVATKRVALADQAEIDAAIASAQRGFEEWGQYSIARRQSVLFAFRELLNARKGELAAIITEEHGKVLSDAMGEILRGQEVVELATGFPHLITGAYSENASTGIDVYSLKQPLGVVGIISPFNFPAMVPMWFFPIAIAAGNAVVLKPSEKDPSAALWLAALWKEAGLPDGVFTVLQGDKLAVDGLLNSPVVQSISFVGSTPIAQYIYETASKNGKRVQALGGAKNHMLVLPDADLDLVADQAVNAGYGAAGERCMAVSVVLAVEPVADDLIAKITERIGRLRIGDGAGDAQGEPDMGPLITGEHRAKVSGYVDIAEADGADIVVDGRGFTVEGHEDGFFFGPTLIDNIPITSAAYREEIFGPVLSVVRVQTFQEGLDLINSGRFGNGTAIFTNDGGAARRFQTEVQVGMIGINVPIPVPVAYHSFGGWKASLFGDAKAYGVHGFDFFTREKAITSRWLDPATRHQSDNRGIDLGFPQNS